A region of the Ciona intestinalis chromosome 12, KH, whole genome shotgun sequence genome:
AATAGCTCCGGAGGCGCCAGGGACGGCCATGATGGTTCTCAGAATGTCGACAACGGCGCTGCAAACCTTATCAACTCTGCCGTGGGGTTACACGGCCAACGTTGGGACAATAGTAACGGTGTTGTCGCAGCGGCTTTAGAAGCCGTTGAGGCTGCAAGCCGAGGACAGAGAGATAACATGGACCATCATTCACACCATCATCACCAAGTGGCGCGCGTAGCAGGCGTTAACACCAGCGGTATATTACATGAAGATGTATGGCGTCCCTACTGGATAACGCCATCCACCACTTGATAACATTGTGAAATGCCGGCGGCCAATTCCGCGAGCATTCTACCAGCTCAACTGATGCTTCGAGCCTAAAAGAACGAGTATTGCTCCACCCTGTTCCACGTTTAAGTTTCCTTGTTACTAGACAAGCCACCTTGTTACTGCTTTTCATTTGCGCACTATACACTGCAGCGCGCAAAGCGAGAGGGCGGCACAGCAAACAGAAAAGTGTTACTGTACAGTGTGCTCACGTTTGCTCAGGCTATAGCTTTGTGTGAACTATACAACGCGTCCTGATTCGACAGAACGCAGCCCTTGGTCCAAGAATACGATTTGAGCATTGTAGGAGAAGCCCAGCAAATcgtttttggatttttttaacgtATTTTTCAATCATCGGTAAAACCGCGAACGGGATGAACTCTATTGCCAATGTGCACGCTGTACAACAGATGCCAAGTTTGATAAAGTGTTAAAAGGGACTGGCCGCAGTCATGACGCATTTCTAATCTATATTGAACTGCAGTTTATAGTATCGGTAGCACGCATCAAACCCGCTTATCCATGGCTGCAATCCTTGTGTACTTTAAGCTATACAACGTCGCCGTATTCACCACTATGAACTTACGTCGGCCCGCCATATAATGACCATCACCGCAATACACAATGATCATTTTTGTATGCCCCTACACTGCTGTAAGCGCGTACGAAGCTATTTTCCGTCTATATTGGTCCCTGGCAGGGCGCTTTAACTTGCCTGTGGCTTCGTGGCGTTCAAAATTTCGCAGTGAATTTTAGCCTGTAACCGTATCGGATACGCATGTTACAATTAACCGTGCTGTTGTCGGCCCGTTGGCCGAGTTGTTTCGTCTTCTTAAGCTTTATTGCAACCCGCGTCTGTGCATTTTAATCGCTTAGCGATGCCGCATTTTGCTACTGTGCCGTGCCTACTGCTACGAACAATACTTTAAGTATGACTTACAATTAAATATTCAGCTTTTGCACCGCTGTATTGTTTACTGAGTAAGGTAGTGGAGTGATAGAAAAGTGGGTACGTGACCATTGTTTACCGCAGGATTATACATTAACTCCGGATTCCCGTAAACTGAAATTGGGAAGCAGGATTGTATTAGACCCGATCAAAACATGCGGGGATTCTAAAGGTTACACAGCAAGCATAACCTATATGTTGGTTAACGATGCGGCGCCTTAATCATTGATTCGTGTTCTTGTAACCACACTGTACGGGAAAACGCGGTAGTTTTTGTGGGCCAGACACGTTATGACGTCTCACCATGGATGTATATGCAGGTcacgtttgtttaaaacacgccGCGAAGTCCGAGGAGTAATAAGCCATCATTACATCTGCTACTTTTACGCAATGGtagtaattaataaaaatgcgTGTCTGGTATAAACGGAGGCCGTTTACTACACAAAGAAGCCATTTTTCTCATTGAATCAGCCATGTCTATATTCATAAATTACAAACATGCATTATTTAGGATTGGTGTGCGTAAATGATTTATATTaggcttttaaaaatataacttacgtgTTTTGAGTGTCGTCAATCCAGGTTTATGGGTAGTAATTAATAAGTGCTATCTCGAGCACTTGTACGGGAATTGGTTTCGCTTGTTATGGCCATCCTTAAGCAGAACACAAGACCCGTTCACAGCTGGGCGTTACTGTTTACCACCTCGGGAAATatccattttaaaatgaaaagtaacaaaattttgaatGTCGCATATGCGCTCAGAGAGGCTAAGTGGTAATACTTGTCAATCATAATTACCATCGGGGTTATAATTGCCGCTTAAGTGTCAGGTGTCAGGCAGCTGGATTTGACAGCAAAACTTTCCAACCCGGTAACTATACCGACGGGTATAAGGTATTATGTATACGCGTAATACAGCCCATGAACACCTGGACACTTAAGTAGCACTAACATATTTGCCACAATCTTGGTAGCTCTTTTTAACGAATGACAAAACTGGGATTTTGGACACATCGCTTAATTTTTTACAGACCAGTTTGGGTGATAACCTTGTTTTGTGTCTAGTCTGGTTAATACAAGTTATGGAgagttatttttaatgataagGACAAAATGGTTACGCGATTATTATTGAAGTTTTCACAGTcagaaaaattaacaaaaagttatcattttttaaacgatCAGAGTGTgggtttttgttttactgttttttttggcaaaaatatttatttttgaaatggCAGgagggggtaagatggtccgtatttttcattctgttttatcgtccCTTTTGATAGCAAATgaagaatattttcaaattaaataactgtattatcatgactttaaaagagcgttgttaattgtttaaaatacgattaggaaatatgggatatactGCGTGTTGATAACCCAAAGGTATAGCTCAACTACTATATGTCTCTGGCGTATTTGAACGTATAGAAAAATGATAAACGTTtagatgtaaaaaatatgaatgttgATCGATTAAATGGTATGGTATGTGGGCGGTTTAAAACGTCTTGGGCTCGCTTTTGGTTTGTAAGTGGACTGCTTATTCTTTTTATCGAGGTCGGGCATTACTATAAACAGGTGGTGCTCTTGTATATACAGATACTTCGCATAACAAAGCGGTCGCGCCTTggcttgttttattaaacggAGTGTGTCGTATCTTACAAGTGAACCCTTGTTATGGGCTATTGTCACAGAGGGTATAAGCCAGACAGCACGTCTCTGTTGTTTTTGCCATGAAAAAATCGAACAAAACCGACTGACACACTGATAAGAGTGTAAAAACTCGATGTAatgaaaatacttttaacGCCCTGCGGTTTCTATGCGATATTAAGTTGTTTTGCTGGTACCACAAGCCGTATGTGCCTGCATCGTAGCGCGGTGGGCTTATATAGGTGTTAATTTGGAGTAAGGGGCTTGAACGTCGGCGCGACTGGGTATACCGGTCAACTATAGCTTAATCTCTATTATAGCCGGGATAAGGATCAATCAAATAAGCTTTGTGGGCCGCACGGTGTGGGATGTAAAGTTTGCCATTATTGTCAACGGACATCGGGACTCGGAGCCTATTCATAAACACGGAGACGAGGTTCTGGTTTTGAAACGGCACGGAATCCAGCGCCGTGATTCGCCGTTGTGTGGCATGTCACCCTAATGGACCCTTAAGAGGATTGCCCTGTTAAGACTCGTGCCAACGCTGGATCCCTATTGTCTGATGCTGATATACCTGCGACGAATTCCGGTGCCCAATCCCAACCTTTTCCCGGTGTATATATTGTCGCACATTATAAGTTTTTCCCAAGTCTAACTGGAGCGGGGAGTGCGTGCCATAGCTTGGTGTCTAGGAATTAACGTTAGAAAATATGGACGCCAAAGAAAGCCAAGCTGTTCAATCGTGAGCATTTCTGTATACCAACACGTCAGTTAGGTTAGGCGGAATAAAATCGCTGCGCAGAAAGGATTTTTTAACTCTAGGAAAATGCGAAGCAAAGAAAAGTGTTGCTGTATTTTCCAAAAGCCCTTTTGTTTTTTCGTTAGGTGTTccgtgtttttaactttcaCCTTTTAATTCAGAAGTTTTGCATGTGTGTTAAACAACGTGGCGATCCAAAATGAACGTTTGGAACAGTCATGTGCCTCAGTATGGTCTACAGACCTTTAGGACACCCCATTTCGGCCTGGACAGTGGCAAAATTTTAGATCCGACTTTTTGTGCTTACATGGAGAAGAATGACAAGCCCACAAACAAAATGGAGTCAGCTACGAAGTCGTACCCGCCAAGTTGCATCGACAGTAGAAGTAAGCCGATTAAGCGAGCTTCCAGCACTGATTCAAAGGACGGATTTGGGCAGAACTGTTTACGAAAATCTACCAGCGTACCGGAAGCTTTAAAAGAAAGCTTTCCGTTTTATAATCCGAACAAGTTACATGAGGCTAACTTGCATCAGTACGCCAATTATTTCGGGGCGAATCCAATATTTGCTCATTTGTATCCAAACCGTTGGTTTACGTTAAGTCAGCTTTTGCTAAGCAAGCAACTGCTGCATTCGTTGAACACAGGGCCGACGTATATTCATAAACAATGCGAAAAACGTGGAGCTATGATGACCCCAACAACTCCGACAAGAATGATTCCTTTGGACTTCAATTACAGCTTTCCTATAACATGTCCTCTTTACCAAGAACAGATTAAACgaagtaatatttttaatggtttTGAAAGTACAACAAAAGCGTCAGAAACATCACCAAATCTTAGCGAGAAAATAATTCTGTCCCATCcgcaaactaaaaacaatcttagtcaaaaatatcaattaaaaacaagCGCAAGGTCAGGACAAAAAGTGGATTTCGATTCTCTGATTTCAAAAACTGAATCCGATCTTAATCTGTGTTTGCCCCACTCCTGTGAGAATAAGTTTAACCCTTGCCGTTTGGACATTACTGGGTCGCTGGACCATCTTGCTGCAGAGAGCACAACACGATATAAGCGACCGGACGGAAAGGACAGGAAGGCCCATCAATGCTTATACTGTGGGAAACTGTACTCTAGAAAATATGGGTTAAAGATCCACATTCGAACTCATACTGGTTACAAACCACTAAAGTGCAAGGTAAGGTTATGACTAAACCGATTAAACTCTGCTGTGTACTAAAATTAACATAGTTTGTACGTTTAATTGTCCAACTGACTTTCCAAGGCTTTCCAACTGGGGGGTGGTAGCGTTACAAACTTCAGGTGTCGCCGAGAGTATActaattttacacaaagtacatatattatactattaaCTGAGAATAGACACGAAAATTTTATATGCGAACTGGGATcccttttggtttaaattacaTAGAAATGACCAGTACAATGCTACTTTGTAGGTCTGTGGTCGTCCTTTTGGTGATCCAAGCAACCTGAACAAGCATGTTCGTCTTCACGCTGAAGGCGAGACCCCTTATCGATGTGACTTCTGCGGGAAAGTTTTGGTTCGTCGTCGGGACTTAGAACGCCACATCAAATCACGACACCCCGGTGAAAAGAATAGAATTGTAGAAAAAATGAGCGTCATTGCGTGCCCACCTGCCGATCCGAGGTTGTGGCGGCCAGCGATctgactttttttataaaattgctTACTTTGTGCCttagtatagtactgtggggtaagatgggacacctttagcacataatatccaaatatttctatcgtgatttaaacaattaacaactgttcttaagagtcgtgaggatatggttttataattctttgaattttctttgtttaaaatgggacgaaataattgaataaaaatatatcacatTTTCCATCAACCCACTATAACTCTTATTTTTGGTTTAGAGCGGTAGGGGTAGCTGCTGTTAAAACCTTAGCGAATTTTTCTCTTAGTTTCACATGTTCCAAATTAAATACTTCCGTTATTATCTTGCTTACAACGATCGCATTTAAATGCTGTGTAATATTGTACTGTGGAAACCggaggtaaaataaaaaaaatcatttccaTACATTTCGTTtacaaatgaataaatggaacctaattgttgttttgaataaaattgcAACAAGAACAACACTCAAATTACAGCAATTGCGGAAACCATACCGACTAAACAGAACCCAACGTAGATACTATTTTTCTACGAGCGTCGCTGTAGCACAGTGGGTAGCATTTTCGGTTATAAATAGAAGGTACTCGGTTCAAAGCCCTGAAGACGTCCGTGTTTaatcgttaagtgtctttagAAGGTGAAATTTATAAACCAATGGTCACTGTTGCAATGTGGTTCAAAATGGTAAGTATTAAATTACCCACAGAAAGTTACACACCAGAAACCTAGGTAAGTCGAATTAATTCGTCCCTTTCAAAAATAACGATTTTAGTTCTTTGCGATTTCTATAGTGGGGTCACGGGGGCAAGatctatttttgttttcagaaGTCAGCTGACTAAAGTTGTGACTATTTGTCAGAAAACGTAAGGTTTCCtatgttatttattaacaaatatcACTCATATTGAATGGCAGGGTTTAATGCAGATCACGCCCCCCCCCCCGGGTGGATATAGTGGGACTTTTAGCATATTACGCATTGTAGAAAATGTACAATATACCGACGTAGGCCTATacgataaaaaaagtttattatacTAAAATCGACAGTTTGGAGATAATTATTGTATTACTAATGCTTTCAAATTAAGTACCGTaggttttggaaaaaaataccCTATCAAAAATTACCTAAAAGTTAattcggtgctagtgaagaattttCCCCTTTTCCTATAGAAAAAACGAGAGaccattaatttaatttattgggtatatatatatgaattttatataatttttaaatatccttTGTTGCATAGATACTTCTGAGTTCTTAGCAATTGTTCTTTAAGTAAATTCAACACAAACGTCAAGCAAGATGCCGAGTATGGATAGTAAGTTTggaaaatagattttaattatatttaattttaaaacccacTGAGTTATCGTTACCGTAAACCCACTAAGttaacagaaatattttcattgcAGAATGTCTCTTTGAATTGAAAATGTCTGCGAAAAATCTGGAGCGACAGagtaaaaaatgtgacaaGGAAGAAAAACTTCAAAAAGCCAAGTTGAAAAGtgctatacagaaaaataacatGGAGGTAGATTAGAGGGTCTTACTTTTTCGTTTTTAACCCCCAGTAATGTTCCCAACCTCTGGTACATTTACCAGTACCGTACCACTAGTTGTACATTGAGCTTTAGCATTTACCACACTACAACTACtactaatatttatataaaactatatatatcaaCTATATGCTCACTATATGGCATGAAGCCATTttcaataaaagaaaattgtaTCTTGATTAANNNNNNNNNNNNNNNNNNNNNNNNNNNNNNNNNNNNNNNNNNNNNNNNNNNNNNNNNNNN
Encoded here:
- the LOC104266351 gene encoding zinc finger protein 578-like, with amino-acid sequence MNVWNSHVPQYGLQTFRTPHFGLDSGKILDPTFCAYMEKNDKPTNKMESATKSYPPSCIDSRSKPIKRASSTDSKDGFGQNCLRKSTSVPEALKESFPFYNPNKLHEANLHQYANYFGANPIFAHLYPNRWFTLSQLLLSKQLLHSLNTGPTYIHKQCEKRGAMMTPTTPTRMIPLDFNYSFPITCPLYQEQIKRSNIFNGFESTTKASETSPNLSEKIILSHPQTKNNLSQKYQLKTSARSGQKVDFDSLISKTESDLNLCLPHSCENKFNPCRLDITGSLDHLAAESTTRYKRPDGKDRKAHQCLYCGKLYSRKYGLKIHIRTHTGYKPLKCKVCGRPFGDPSNLNKHVRLHAEGETPYRCDFCGKVLVRRRDLERHIKSRHPGEKNRIVEKMSVIACPPADPRLWRPAI